A region of Acidobacteriota bacterium DNA encodes the following proteins:
- a CDS encoding GNAT family N-acetyltransferase, with the protein MTETTITPSIRLRSSVPEDEDFLVAVYGSTRQQELAMVPWTEEQKEAFVRFQLKAQLAHYQNEYPNAEYSIILFDDQPVGRLYIDRREDDLRIMDITLLPEHRGKGISSPIIRHLMDEASVLEKRLSINLDKLSQSQPIFEHFGFNPAEDSGFHVLYAWHPQHA; encoded by the coding sequence ATGACTGAAACCACTATCACTCCCAGCATACGACTTCGCTCGTCAGTCCCAGAAGACGAGGATTTTCTGGTCGCCGTTTATGGTTCGACGCGCCAACAGGAACTGGCAATGGTTCCCTGGACAGAGGAGCAAAAAGAGGCTTTCGTCAGATTCCAACTGAAAGCGCAACTGGCGCATTACCAAAACGAATATCCGAATGCTGAATACTCGATCATCCTGTTTGACGATCAACCGGTAGGGCGACTGTACATTGACCGGCGAGAAGACGACCTTCGGATCATGGACATTACGCTGCTGCCCGAACATCGAGGGAAAGGTATCAGTTCGCCAATCATCCGGCATTTGATGGATGAGGCTTCGGTTTTAGAAAAACGACTTTCGATCAACCTGGACAAACTGAGTCAATCGCAGCCCATTTTTGAGCACTTCGGGTTCAATCCGGCTGAAGACTCAGGATTTCACGTGTTGTATGCCTGGCATCCGCAACACGCCTGA
- a CDS encoding alpha/beta hydrolase: MNWISRVFVLLVVVVVWTVSAAAQSKPAVPAFQAQEVKYDGHEVKLAGTLLVPKLEAGKRAPGMLIVGGSGATPRDGVEIGTVKHPIYRELAEHLAARGFAVLRYDKRCVGQSDCTKPTTFDDYIDDARLSAEFLKKQPQVDPAKVFLFGHSEGGYIVSSIAAREDAKYAGVVLAAASGRYLHKVMRDQLKNRMTEAGKKPEEIEAYLAKFDRVVRGMQGGLVEFPSELLNDKDPYDAVLLSMIKQRDIIVSLFINDPLQIVNNIEAPTLILQGKKDLQISVKDAEFIEEAMKRASHEDVTLQLLDDVDHLLKTNKGAATMASYADTSRPLDAAMLTILTDWLTKKAK; the protein is encoded by the coding sequence ATGAATTGGATTTCAAGAGTTTTCGTTTTATTGGTTGTCGTCGTTGTCTGGACAGTGTCAGCAGCGGCGCAAAGCAAACCCGCCGTGCCTGCGTTTCAGGCGCAGGAAGTGAAATATGACGGCCACGAAGTGAAATTGGCAGGAACGCTGCTTGTGCCAAAACTCGAAGCAGGCAAGCGCGCGCCCGGAATGTTGATCGTCGGAGGTTCCGGGGCGACGCCGCGCGATGGCGTGGAAATTGGGACAGTCAAACATCCGATTTACCGCGAATTGGCAGAGCATCTGGCCGCGCGCGGCTTTGCCGTTTTGCGATATGACAAACGCTGTGTTGGCCAAAGCGATTGCACGAAACCGACTACATTTGATGATTATATTGACGACGCCCGGTTGTCGGCGGAGTTCTTGAAAAAGCAGCCTCAGGTTGATCCCGCAAAGGTATTTCTGTTCGGGCACAGCGAAGGCGGATACATCGTTTCCAGCATTGCCGCACGGGAAGATGCCAAATATGCCGGCGTTGTTTTGGCCGCGGCTTCGGGGCGTTACCTGCACAAAGTGATGCGCGACCAGCTCAAGAATCGAATGACGGAAGCGGGAAAGAAGCCTGAGGAGATTGAAGCCTACTTGGCCAAGTTTGATCGTGTCGTCAGAGGCATGCAGGGCGGATTGGTCGAATTTCCCAGCGAACTGTTGAATGACAAAGACCCGTACGACGCAGTGTTACTCAGCATGATCAAGCAGCGTGACATTATTGTCAGCCTGTTCATCAACGACCCGCTGCAAATCGTCAACAACATTGAGGCGCCGACGCTGATTTTGCAGGGAAAAAAAGACCTTCAAATTTCCGTCAAAGATGCTGAGTTCATCGAAGAGGCAATGAAGCGCGCTTCGCACGAAGACGTAACCTTGCAATTGCTGGACGACGTTGACCATCTGCTAAAAACCAACAAAGGCGCCGCGACGATGGCTTCTTATGCCGATACTTCGCGTCCGCTGGATGCTGCAATGCTGACCATTTTGACCGACTGGTTGACGAAGAAAGCCAAGTGA
- a CDS encoding phosphoglycerate dehydrogenase: MKILISDNLSKLGVEILRRNENFQVDVNTGLKPEELKAIIGQYHGLIVRSETKVTADIIAAADNLKVIGRAGSGVDNIDVKAATARGIIVMNAAGGNSVTTAEHTISLMMSLARKIPQAHSKLKAGKWDKKSFMGTELRGKTLGVIGLGNIGKIVAQCAVGLSMKVVAYDPFTSPEIASKAGIELGTLDDVFTRADFVTVHTPMNDETRGIIGEAAFAKMKDGVRVINCARGGLVDETALYNAIKSGKVAGAALDVFVKEPVPEDHPLLTLDEVVITPHLGASTNEAQDSVAITTAEQVADYLATGTIAGAVNVPAVSAEALVTMQPYLTLGEKLGSFQAQFFTQPVNEVQIRYSGEVAALDVRPITQAILTGLLKGVSARVNQVNASVIAEERGLRVTETKELTAQDFTTLIEVVVKNEKEESRIAGTIVGKGELRIVAIDSYRLDALPEGQMLVLHNSDKPGVVGRVGTFLGDHRVNIAQLYLSRNKAGGTAMAVYQVDSALDAKTLTELAKSEHVISVKQISL; this comes from the coding sequence ATGAAAATCCTGATTAGCGACAATCTTTCCAAGCTCGGCGTTGAAATTCTGCGCCGCAACGAAAACTTTCAGGTAGATGTCAACACCGGTTTGAAGCCGGAAGAGTTGAAAGCAATCATCGGCCAATATCACGGCCTGATCGTTCGCAGCGAAACCAAAGTCACCGCCGACATCATCGCCGCCGCCGACAATCTGAAAGTCATTGGCCGCGCCGGTTCCGGCGTGGATAACATTGACGTGAAAGCCGCCACCGCACGCGGCATCATTGTCATGAACGCAGCCGGAGGCAACAGCGTCACCACCGCCGAACATACCATCTCGCTGATGATGTCGTTGGCGCGCAAAATTCCGCAGGCACATTCCAAACTGAAAGCTGGCAAATGGGACAAGAAAAGCTTTATGGGCACGGAGTTGCGCGGCAAAACGCTGGGCGTCATTGGCCTGGGCAACATCGGCAAGATCGTCGCCCAATGCGCCGTCGGTTTGAGCATGAAAGTCGTCGCCTACGACCCGTTTACTTCGCCGGAAATTGCCTCGAAAGCTGGAATCGAACTCGGCACGCTCGACGATGTGTTCACGCGCGCGGATTTCGTGACGGTTCACACGCCGATGAATGACGAAACGCGCGGCATCATCGGCGAAGCGGCTTTCGCCAAAATGAAAGACGGCGTTCGCGTCATCAATTGCGCGCGCGGCGGTTTGGTGGACGAAACCGCGCTCTACAACGCAATCAAATCCGGCAAAGTCGCCGGAGCCGCGCTAGACGTTTTTGTCAAAGAACCTGTGCCGGAAGATCACCCACTGTTGACGCTGGATGAAGTCGTCATTACGCCGCATCTGGGAGCCTCGACCAACGAAGCGCAGGATTCCGTCGCCATCACCACTGCGGAACAAGTCGCCGATTATCTGGCAACCGGCACGATTGCCGGTGCCGTCAACGTTCCTGCCGTCAGCGCCGAGGCTCTGGTAACGATGCAACCGTACCTGACGCTGGGCGAAAAGCTGGGCAGTTTCCAGGCACAGTTTTTCACGCAACCGGTCAACGAAGTCCAGATTCGCTACAGCGGAGAAGTCGCCGCGCTGGATGTTCGCCCCATCACGCAAGCGATTCTGACCGGATTGCTGAAAGGTGTCAGCGCGCGCGTCAACCAAGTCAATGCTTCGGTGATTGCCGAAGAGCGCGGTTTGCGCGTGACCGAAACCAAGGAACTGACTGCGCAGGATTTCACCACGCTGATCGAGGTCGTCGTTAAAAACGAGAAAGAAGAAAGTCGCATTGCCGGAACCATCGTGGGCAAAGGCGAGTTGCGAATCGTGGCGATTGACTCCTATCGTTTGGACGCCCTGCCGGAAGGCCAGATGCTGGTGTTGCACAATTCCGATAAACCCGGCGTCGTCGGTCGTGTTGGAACATTCCTGGGTGACCATCGCGTCAACATTGCGCAGTTGTATTTGAGCCGCAACAAAGCAGGTGGCACAGCGATGGCCGTGTACCAGGTAGATAGCGCGCTGGACGCCAAAACCTTAACTGAATTGGCGAAATCCGAGCACGTTATTTCAGTCAAACAGATCAGTCTTTAA
- a CDS encoding peptidylprolyl isomerase, giving the protein MTKLWIADCGLRIEERQRAIGKGVQWKTGLFSLLLSVPLSLCLLTAGIAVMAQVPPARKKNAPQPGAEPPPVSLEEAAKLEAVITTDVGVIRFEFFPAKAPKHVQAFVKNAKAGFYDGSAFFRAVKYGIIQGGDPLLKDPKTPRAKWGSGALNQLPDEFSDVKHVTGTVSTARIPGKANSGGAQFFICASAQTALDGQYSAFGQVTEGFEVVDKISLAETDDAQLLKTPIKILSVKIEPKREEPFKDASVDEMRKEVILHTSLGDITVSLEPDLAPEHVRNFLKLVQTGWYDHTIFHRVVPGFVVQGGMGSGRPGGQVHYADKWVRNIKAEFSQTHKHVRGTLSMARASDPDSALTSFFIVLAPATNLDGKYSIFGKVVDGFETLDKIEKVPRNGEAPIERIELIEAVIKP; this is encoded by the coding sequence ATGACCAAATTGTGGATTGCGGATTGCGGATTGCGGATTGAAGAGAGGCAGAGAGCCATAGGGAAAGGGGTACAATGGAAAACTGGTTTGTTCTCTCTCCTTCTCTCCGTCCCTCTGTCTCTATGCCTCTTGACGGCTGGCATTGCCGTGATGGCGCAAGTTCCGCCCGCGCGAAAGAAAAATGCGCCGCAACCCGGAGCCGAACCGCCGCCGGTTTCGCTGGAAGAAGCCGCCAAACTCGAAGCGGTCATCACGACCGACGTCGGCGTCATCCGATTTGAATTTTTCCCGGCAAAAGCGCCGAAACACGTCCAGGCCTTTGTCAAAAACGCCAAAGCAGGGTTTTATGACGGCTCGGCGTTTTTTCGCGCCGTCAAGTACGGAATCATCCAAGGCGGCGACCCGCTGCTGAAAGACCCGAAAACGCCGCGCGCCAAATGGGGAAGCGGCGCGCTCAACCAATTGCCGGACGAATTCAGCGATGTAAAACACGTTACCGGAACCGTTTCGACGGCGCGCATTCCCGGCAAAGCCAACAGCGGCGGCGCGCAGTTTTTCATCTGCGCTTCGGCGCAAACCGCGCTCGACGGGCAGTATTCGGCTTTCGGCCAGGTCACCGAAGGCTTCGAGGTCGTTGACAAAATCTCTCTGGCTGAAACAGACGATGCGCAGTTGCTCAAAACGCCAATTAAAATTCTGAGCGTCAAGATTGAACCGAAACGTGAGGAACCATTCAAAGACGCTTCGGTGGATGAAATGCGGAAGGAAGTCATTTTGCACACCAGTTTGGGCGACATCACGGTTTCGCTGGAACCGGATTTGGCGCCGGAACACGTTCGCAATTTCCTGAAGCTGGTGCAAACCGGTTGGTACGATCACACCATTTTTCATCGCGTCGTACCCGGCTTTGTCGTTCAGGGAGGAATGGGATCGGGGCGCCCAGGCGGCCAAGTGCATTATGCTGACAAATGGGTTCGCAACATCAAAGCCGAATTCAGCCAGACTCACAAACACGTGCGCGGAACGCTTTCGATGGCGCGCGCCAGCGATCCTGATTCTGCGCTGACTTCGTTTTTTATTGTGTTGGCTCCGGCAACCAACCTGGACGGCAAGTATTCCATCTTCGGTAAAGTTGT
- the hisF gene encoding imidazole glycerol phosphate synthase subunit HisF yields MLAKRIIPCLDVDNGRVVKGISFLNLIDAGDPVEQGARYDREGADELVFLDITASSDRREIVADMVRRVADRVFIPFTVGGGIRTVEDIRAILMAGADKISVNTAAVQNPNLIREGAEKFGAQCIVVAIDAKRRKDTDGFSWEVYLHGGRTPTRIDAVEWAQQAANLGAGEILLTSMDCDGHKDGYDLELTAAVAEAVNIPVIASGGAGTLEHLYEALTVGKASAVLAASIFHFGEFTIGDAKQYLRERGILMR; encoded by the coding sequence ATGCTCGCAAAACGAATCATCCCTTGTCTGGACGTTGATAATGGCCGCGTGGTCAAGGGTATCAGCTTTCTGAACCTGATTGACGCGGGCGACCCGGTGGAGCAAGGCGCGCGGTACGATCGCGAAGGCGCAGACGAATTGGTGTTTCTGGACATCACGGCTTCGTCGGATCGGCGGGAAATCGTCGCCGACATGGTTCGCCGAGTCGCCGACCGTGTGTTCATCCCGTTCACAGTCGGCGGAGGCATTCGCACCGTCGAAGATATTCGCGCCATTTTGATGGCTGGAGCCGACAAGATTTCGGTGAATACGGCGGCGGTGCAAAATCCGAATCTGATCCGCGAAGGCGCGGAAAAGTTCGGCGCGCAGTGCATTGTCGTGGCGATTGATGCCAAGCGGCGAAAAGACACCGACGGGTTTTCGTGGGAGGTGTATTTGCACGGTGGTCGCACGCCGACCAGGATTGACGCCGTCGAATGGGCGCAGCAAGCGGCAAACCTGGGCGCGGGCGAGATCCTGCTGACCAGCATGGATTGCGATGGTCACAAGGATGGTTATGATCTGGAACTCACCGCCGCCGTCGCCGAAGCCGTCAATATCCCGGTGATTGCTTCGGGCGGAGCAGGAACCCTGGAGCATCTTTATGAAGCGCTGACCGTTGGAAAAGCGAGCGCCGTGCTGGCGGCTTCCATTTTTCATTTTGGCGAATTCACGATTGGCGATGCTAAACAGTATCTGCGCGAGCGCGGTATACTGATGCGGTAG
- a CDS encoding patatin-like phospholipase family protein — translation MADTPKKVSLFTKLRTGLVWFFNWLYFLRFPILTAAALVGLPYLGLASSVKTLLASLFVTDGWGVFLVSLVAFTTCWAILVTWRLIRSYGTGRFKLGKEAAEQQETKFKISAKQAFFFALLALPLTIAVIYKTGAESAHTSFQWAILFAGLGLAVSLVLLFAAVLVQLVVNSETRARQLYKELFIVSWLPVSLIDWIALKDPAQTPRRSLRKFLRSILGEGFFDEREGRFLAGHGLAASLLFVTLVVFILTGVFTNLEMPALFFVVLLLMLLCWVLSGLSFVLDRFRVPVMLILLAVIYLSHPNYFYGIQNDRELKMLTPEQVLGATKESPKKVIVVATEGGGIQAAVWTAQVLAGIQKERPDFANAVRLISSVSGGSVGSFFFVNSYNPQAGAPDPDALELVVKMAEGNSLDDVARGLVYHDFFNLLLFGFWPFGADRGVALEDSWGRSCEKVCAEYLDSHKDKKQCPVDCSLKGTLAGWAEDVLAGKRPANVFNATVVENGDRLLAGNTDRNSEKEPLDTRGRLNLAKLLNGKDIQADTAARLSATFPYVSPAARSREETPDGALLHLVDGGYYDNYGMTSIVEWLNNALEDGLISEVLVIQIQSFPEIKSNEKPSGYISQSVAPVETLLNIRTAAQASHKEIEFDLLREKWNIKNGEKKQDRIQSANFRFCCLPSRDGKKNCYDPPLTWKLTDAEKAKISECWTNGSQKDSLKTVTDFLSAMKNNPATAETPAPTGK, via the coding sequence ATGGCCGACACCCCGAAAAAGGTCTCGCTCTTTACAAAACTCAGAACTGGTTTGGTCTGGTTCTTCAACTGGCTCTACTTCTTACGCTTCCCGATTCTGACCGCAGCGGCATTGGTCGGACTGCCATATTTGGGATTGGCCTCAAGCGTGAAAACGCTTCTGGCCAGTTTGTTTGTCACGGATGGTTGGGGCGTGTTTCTGGTTTCTCTGGTTGCGTTCACCACGTGCTGGGCGATTCTGGTGACGTGGCGGCTGATCCGGTCTTATGGAACCGGGCGATTCAAACTCGGCAAGGAAGCCGCAGAGCAGCAGGAAACCAAATTTAAGATCAGCGCAAAACAGGCCTTTTTCTTCGCCCTTCTGGCACTTCCGCTGACCATTGCGGTGATTTATAAGACGGGCGCGGAATCGGCGCATACCTCGTTCCAGTGGGCGATTTTGTTCGCGGGGCTTGGACTGGCTGTTTCGCTGGTTTTGTTGTTTGCCGCCGTACTGGTGCAATTGGTCGTGAATTCGGAAACACGGGCCAGACAGCTTTATAAGGAGCTGTTTATCGTAAGCTGGCTGCCGGTTTCGTTGATTGACTGGATTGCCCTGAAAGACCCAGCGCAAACGCCACGCCGAAGCTTGCGAAAGTTTTTGCGATCCATTTTAGGCGAAGGATTTTTTGACGAACGCGAAGGGCGGTTTCTGGCGGGACACGGATTGGCGGCATCATTGCTGTTTGTCACGTTGGTGGTTTTCATTCTCACCGGAGTCTTTACAAACCTTGAGATGCCCGCATTGTTCTTCGTCGTTTTGTTGTTGATGCTGTTGTGCTGGGTGTTGAGCGGATTGTCCTTTGTGCTGGATCGGTTTCGTGTTCCGGTGATGCTGATCCTGCTGGCTGTGATTTACCTGTCGCATCCCAACTACTTTTACGGAATCCAGAATGACCGGGAACTGAAGATGTTGACGCCGGAGCAGGTGTTGGGCGCCACCAAGGAATCTCCCAAAAAAGTCATCGTGGTGGCGACGGAAGGCGGCGGCATACAGGCGGCGGTGTGGACGGCTCAGGTGTTGGCAGGAATTCAGAAAGAGCGCCCGGATTTTGCGAATGCCGTGCGGTTGATCAGCTCTGTTTCCGGCGGTTCGGTCGGCTCGTTTTTCTTTGTCAACAGTTACAACCCGCAAGCGGGCGCTCCTGATCCCGACGCGCTGGAACTGGTCGTAAAGATGGCCGAAGGAAACAGCCTGGACGATGTGGCGCGCGGGTTGGTTTATCACGATTTTTTCAATTTGCTGTTGTTTGGTTTCTGGCCCTTCGGCGCGGATCGTGGCGTTGCGCTGGAAGATTCCTGGGGACGCAGTTGCGAAAAGGTCTGCGCGGAATACCTGGACAGTCACAAGGATAAAAAGCAGTGCCCGGTTGATTGCAGCCTAAAAGGGACGCTGGCAGGTTGGGCAGAAGATGTTCTGGCAGGCAAACGGCCCGCCAACGTATTTAACGCAACGGTGGTCGAAAACGGGGATCGGTTGTTGGCCGGAAACACGGACAGAAACAGTGAAAAGGAACCTTTGGACACGCGCGGGCGACTGAATCTCGCCAAATTGTTAAACGGCAAAGATATTCAGGCTGATACCGCCGCTCGATTATCAGCGACGTTCCCATACGTTTCTCCGGCTGCGCGTTCGCGCGAAGAAACGCCGGACGGTGCGCTGCTTCATTTGGTGGATGGCGGGTATTACGACAACTACGGCATGACCAGCATTGTTGAGTGGCTCAACAATGCGCTGGAAGATGGTCTGATTTCCGAAGTTCTGGTCATCCAGATTCAGAGTTTTCCGGAAATAAAATCCAACGAAAAACCATCAGGCTACATTTCCCAATCGGTTGCGCCGGTCGAAACCTTGCTCAACATACGAACTGCCGCGCAGGCTTCGCACAAAGAAATTGAATTCGACCTGCTCAGGGAAAAGTGGAATATCAAAAACGGAGAGAAGAAGCAGGACAGAATTCAGAGCGCGAATTTCCGATTTTGCTGTCTGCCTTCCCGCGACGGAAAAAAGAACTGTTACGATCCGCCGCTGACGTGGAAACTGACAGATGCCGAGAAAGCAAAAATCAGTGAATGTTGGACCAACGGCAGTCAGAAAGATTCCCTGAAAACGGTAACGGATTTTTTGAGCGCGATGAAAAACAACCCGGCGACGGCAGAAACTCCGGCTCCGACTGGTAAATAA
- a CDS encoding GNAT family N-acetyltransferase, with the protein MTRISPDSISLRPADQSDEAFLFELYRDTRAEEMAAWGWDAAQQQAFLGLQFRARNTSYSAYPNTEHSIILADNHPIGRLLISGMENEIRLVDIALLANVRGLGIGATLIAELFLRAVSEGKPLRLHVDKFNRAFPFYQRLGFQIIEDTGTQYFMEWRG; encoded by the coding sequence ATGACTCGTATCTCCCCAGATTCCATTTCCCTACGCCCGGCAGATCAAAGCGACGAAGCTTTCTTGTTCGAGCTTTATCGCGACACACGTGCGGAAGAAATGGCTGCCTGGGGATGGGACGCGGCTCAACAGCAGGCATTTTTAGGCTTGCAATTCCGTGCGCGCAATACTTCTTACTCCGCCTATCCGAACACTGAACATTCGATTATTCTTGCTGACAATCATCCAATTGGACGGTTACTGATTTCCGGAATGGAAAACGAAATCCGGTTAGTAGACATTGCTTTGCTGGCGAATGTGCGCGGATTGGGTATTGGCGCAACGCTGATCGCAGAACTATTCCTTCGAGCCGTCAGCGAAGGCAAACCGCTGCGCCTGCATGTGGATAAGTTCAACCGCGCTTTCCCGTTTTATCAGCGGCTGGGATTTCAAATCATCGAAGACACTGGGACACAATACTTTATGGAATGGCGGGGCTAA
- the trpE gene encoding anthranilate synthase component I, which translates to MSSISPSTYEEFLSLAAEGTVVPLVKTVMADLLTPVSAFLRIERQSPRAFLLESIEGGEKIARYSFLGCAPHTIVRAHNRYGTGSGSDRVEVSIERSDGSQETVQRPMLDVLRDLMREHKPVKLSGLPPFSCGAVGYFGYDAVRWFERLPDQAKDDLNLDTAVVMFFSNILAFDHVKHQIHIIANVFTDGERDGGKLRDKYIAACSEIARFEASLAAPVEPASFSRRNESVQIRSNLSKEYYVSAIEKIKEYIRAGDAFQVVFAQRFETDITVPPFQIYRALRVVNPSPYMFFLKLGGEETVLGASPEMLVRCTDRQLEYRPIAGTHPRGATEAEDRKLEEQLLQDEKERAEHVMLVDLGRNDLGRVAEYGSVKVADLMFVERFSHVMHLVSSLKATLRQGLDCFDALAATFPAGTVSGAPKVRAMEIIDELEPTRRGAYAGAVLYFDYSGNLDSCIALRTMYARGNRAYIQAGGGIVADSVPETEFQETVNKSRALVRAIEMAEKEL; encoded by the coding sequence ATGTCTTCAATCTCACCTTCAACTTACGAAGAATTTCTTTCGCTGGCAGCCGAAGGCACGGTAGTGCCGCTGGTCAAAACGGTGATGGCGGATTTGCTGACGCCGGTTTCGGCGTTTCTACGCATCGAACGCCAATCGCCACGCGCGTTTTTGCTGGAATCCATCGAAGGCGGCGAAAAAATCGCGCGGTATTCGTTTCTGGGCTGCGCGCCGCACACAATTGTTCGCGCTCACAATCGGTACGGAACCGGGAGCGGTAGCGACCGGGTAGAGGTTTCCATCGAACGATCCGACGGCAGTCAGGAAACCGTTCAGCGTCCAATGCTCGACGTGTTGCGTGACCTGATGCGCGAACATAAACCGGTCAAGCTGTCAGGATTGCCGCCATTTTCCTGTGGCGCGGTTGGGTATTTCGGCTACGACGCTGTGCGTTGGTTCGAGCGTTTACCTGATCAGGCGAAAGACGACCTGAACCTGGACACGGCCGTGGTTATGTTCTTTTCAAACATCCTTGCCTTCGATCACGTCAAACATCAGATTCACATTATTGCCAATGTTTTCACAGACGGCGAACGCGACGGCGGAAAGTTGCGCGACAAATACATCGCCGCTTGCAGTGAAATTGCGCGGTTTGAGGCCAGTTTGGCAGCTCCGGTCGAACCTGCATCATTCAGCCGAAGAAACGAGTCGGTACAGATTCGCTCGAATCTGTCGAAGGAGTATTACGTTTCGGCAATCGAGAAAATCAAAGAGTACATCAGGGCGGGCGATGCCTTTCAAGTGGTCTTTGCACAGCGATTTGAAACCGACATTACCGTTCCGCCCTTCCAGATTTATCGTGCGCTGCGTGTCGTTAATCCCTCGCCGTATATGTTCTTCTTGAAACTCGGCGGCGAAGAAACCGTGCTCGGCGCGTCACCGGAAATGCTGGTGCGCTGTACGGATCGCCAGTTGGAATATCGTCCGATTGCCGGAACGCATCCGCGCGGCGCAACCGAAGCCGAAGACCGCAAGCTGGAAGAGCAATTGCTGCAGGACGAAAAAGAGCGCGCCGAACACGTCATGCTGGTGGATTTGGGACGCAACGATCTTGGTCGCGTCGCCGAATACGGTTCGGTCAAAGTTGCTGATTTAATGTTCGTCGAACGTTTTTCGCACGTGATGCATTTGGTTTCATCGCTCAAAGCCACGCTGCGCCAGGGGCTGGATTGTTTCGACGCTTTGGCGGCGACGTTTCCGGCGGGAACGGTTTCCGGCGCGCCAAAGGTTCGCGCGATGGAAATCATTGACGAGTTGGAACCGACGCGGCGCGGTGCTTATGCCGGAGCCGTACTGTATTTCGATTATTCGGGAAACCTGGATTCGTGCATCGCGCTCAGAACAATGTACGCGCGAGGCAATCGCGCTTACATTCAAGCGGGCGGCGGCATCGTCGCCGATTCCGTGCCGGAAACTGAATTCCAGGAAACCGTGAACAAATCTCGCGCGTTGGTTCGCGCAATCGAAATGGCGGAGAAAGAGTTATGA
- a CDS encoding DinB family protein, with translation MAFGLVCVAQTASAASAKPIQSAASSAPDHIAMMVADWTRARDYTKEYLDAMPEDGYGLKPTPEIRSFAEQMLHLANANYAFAAAATGIASPSKVNLEKTDSMKTKAACTKAVTDSYDFVISSIKATDPKKLGESVKVFGQDMTRGVALAKAFEHQTHHRGQTTIYIRLKGAKPPQEKLF, from the coding sequence ATGGCCTTCGGGCTGGTGTGCGTCGCCCAAACGGCGTCGGCAGCATCGGCCAAACCAATCCAAAGTGCCGCCAGCAGCGCTCCCGATCATATTGCAATGATGGTTGCCGACTGGACGCGTGCGCGCGATTACACCAAAGAATATCTGGACGCCATGCCGGAAGACGGTTACGGTCTGAAACCGACGCCGGAAATTCGTAGCTTTGCCGAACAGATGCTGCATTTGGCCAATGCCAACTATGCGTTTGCGGCAGCAGCCACAGGCATTGCCAGTCCAAGCAAAGTCAATTTGGAAAAAACGGACTCGATGAAAACCAAAGCCGCCTGCACCAAAGCCGTTACGGACAGCTACGATTTCGTAATCAGTTCAATCAAAGCGACCGATCCGAAGAAGCTCGGCGAATCCGTCAAGGTTTTCGGCCAGGATATGACGCGCGGCGTGGCGCTGGCCAAAGCGTTTGAACATCAGACTCACCACCGCGGTCAGACGACGATTTACATTCGGCTGAAAGGCGCGAAACCTCCGCAGGAAAAATTGTTTTAG
- a CDS encoding bifunctional phosphoribosyl-AMP cyclohydrolase/phosphoribosyl-ATP diphosphatase HisIE — MIQNLKFDELGLITSIVQDNATSEVLMVAYMNAESLARTMQTGQTWFWSRSRQELWHKGATSGNTQQVVDIRLDCDGDALLVKVIPEGPACHTGERTCFYRGVNEPDALQEQANKPATIIQQADSPFSLVNVAAMDLGILLQDLYRLIQERKDQRPEGSYTTYLFDSGLDKILKKVGEEAAETIIAAKNANDAESRKPLSAEISDLLYHLLVLMVEREVSLQDILNELSHRAGKPANPKYSK, encoded by the coding sequence ATGATTCAGAATCTGAAGTTTGACGAACTAGGGTTGATCACCTCGATCGTGCAGGACAACGCCACGAGCGAAGTGTTGATGGTGGCGTACATGAATGCCGAAAGTCTGGCCAGAACCATGCAAACCGGCCAAACCTGGTTTTGGAGCCGTTCGAGGCAGGAGCTTTGGCACAAAGGCGCGACTTCCGGCAACACGCAGCAAGTCGTTGACATACGGTTGGATTGCGACGGCGATGCGCTGTTGGTCAAAGTGATTCCTGAAGGTCCGGCTTGTCATACAGGAGAACGCACCTGCTTTTATCGCGGCGTCAATGAACCCGATGCGCTGCAGGAACAGGCGAACAAGCCTGCTACGATCATTCAGCAAGCCGATTCGCCCTTTTCGCTCGTCAACGTGGCGGCGATGGATTTGGGCATCTTGCTACAGGATTTGTACCGGCTGATTCAGGAACGGAAAGATCAGCGCCCCGAAGGTTCGTACACCACGTATCTGTTCGACAGCGGCCTGGACAAGATTTTGAAGAAAGTCGGCGAGGAAGCCGCCGAAACCATCATCGCCGCCAAAAACGCCAATGACGCCGAAAGCCGGAAACCGCTTTCGGCGGAAATCAGCGATCTGCTGTATCACCTGCTGGTGTTGATGGTCGAACGCGAGGTCAGCTTGCAGGACATTTTGAACGAATTGAGTCATCGCGCCGGCAAACCGGCAAATCCGAAATACAGCAAGTGA